From the Leptolyngbya sp. O-77 genome, one window contains:
- a CDS encoding ABC transporter permease — MLYLLRNPSLIWNLTLEHLQMTLAALAIALLVALPVALLVTRYRWLSVPVLGGLGILYTIPSLALIIFLVPVFGLNARSVVVAMVLYTQVILVRNLVVGLAGIKPSVLEAARGMGMSPWQRWWRVQVPLILPIFLAGLRLAAIVAIAIATIGAKFGAGGLGTLLFDGIAQSRYDKIWAGAIAVSLLAFAINALLLSLEWVTSPTRRLQRSMGRLKAGFRVRNLTP; from the coding sequence ATGCTCTATCTGCTGCGGAACCCAAGCCTGATCTGGAACCTGACGCTGGAGCACTTGCAGATGACGCTGGCAGCGCTGGCGATCGCCCTTCTGGTTGCCCTGCCTGTGGCGCTCCTGGTGACGCGCTATCGCTGGCTGTCGGTGCCCGTGCTGGGCGGGCTAGGCATTTTGTATACGATTCCGAGTCTGGCGCTGATTATTTTTCTCGTTCCTGTGTTTGGGCTAAATGCGCGATCGGTAGTCGTGGCGATGGTGCTATATACGCAGGTGATTTTAGTACGGAACCTGGTGGTGGGGCTGGCGGGGATTAAGCCGTCGGTGCTAGAGGCAGCGCGGGGCATGGGCATGAGTCCGTGGCAGCGCTGGTGGCGGGTGCAGGTGCCGCTGATTTTGCCAATTTTTCTGGCGGGGCTGCGGCTGGCGGCCATCGTGGCGATCGCCATTGCTACTATCGGCGCAAAGTTTGGCGCGGGCGGACTGGGGACGCTCTTGTTCGACGGCATTGCTCAGAGCCGCTACGACAAGATTTGGGCAGGGGCGATCGCCGTCTCTCTGCTGGCCTTTGCCATCAACGCCCTACTGCTCTCGCTGGAATGGGTCACCAGCCCGACTCGCCGCCTCCAGCGCAGCATGGGGCGGCTCAAAGCAGGGTTTAGGGTTCGGAACCTGACCCCTTAG
- the cax gene encoding calcium/proton exchanger, which produces MSTKNLIFSVLLIFVPISLLSHYVFHWGELVQFALACLAILPLAAWMGTATEELAVVVGPTLGGLLNATFGNAAELIIAIAALRSGLLEVVKASLTGSIIGNLLLVMGLSMLLGGLRYKEQSFQPVVARVNASAMNLAVIALLLPTAVNATSAGLDEPLMQKLSVAVAIVLILVYVLTLLFSMKTHSYLHDVGVAELENDESSASDEHSDHKPNPVLWTAVLLGATTFIALESEILVGSLEVATSKLGLTELFTGVILLPIIGNAAENVAAVVVAIKNKMDLSVSVSLGASMQVALFVAPILVLAGLILHQPMDLNFNPFEVVAVAVAVLIANSISSDGKSNWLEGVLLLATYAILGIAFFYHPVIEAAVS; this is translated from the coding sequence ATGAGTACTAAAAATTTAATCTTTTCAGTTTTGCTCATTTTCGTGCCAATCTCGCTGCTCTCGCATTACGTGTTTCATTGGGGAGAACTGGTGCAATTTGCGCTGGCGTGTCTGGCCATTTTGCCGCTGGCAGCCTGGATGGGCACGGCAACTGAAGAACTAGCCGTCGTCGTCGGCCCCACGCTCGGCGGCTTGCTGAATGCGACGTTTGGCAATGCGGCAGAGCTAATCATTGCGATCGCCGCTCTGCGTTCTGGACTACTAGAAGTCGTCAAAGCCAGTCTCACGGGTTCAATTATTGGCAACCTGCTGCTGGTGATGGGGTTATCGATGCTGCTGGGTGGACTGCGATACAAAGAGCAAAGCTTTCAGCCAGTCGTCGCCCGCGTCAACGCTTCTGCTATGAACCTAGCAGTGATTGCGCTGTTGCTGCCGACCGCCGTCAATGCCACCTCAGCCGGGCTAGACGAACCACTGATGCAAAAGCTGTCGGTTGCCGTCGCCATTGTGCTGATTTTGGTATATGTGCTAACGCTGCTATTTTCGATGAAAACCCACAGCTATTTGCACGATGTCGGTGTGGCAGAACTAGAGAACGATGAATCCTCTGCATCGGATGAACACAGCGACCACAAGCCCAACCCGGTGCTGTGGACGGCGGTGCTGCTGGGCGCAACCACCTTTATCGCGCTGGAGTCGGAAATTTTGGTGGGGTCGCTGGAGGTGGCAACCAGCAAACTGGGACTCACGGAATTGTTTACAGGCGTGATTTTGCTGCCGATTATTGGCAACGCCGCCGAGAACGTGGCAGCGGTCGTCGTGGCCATCAAAAACAAGATGGATTTGTCCGTTTCCGTGTCGCTGGGGGCCAGTATGCAGGTCGCCCTATTTGTTGCGCCAATCCTGGTGCTGGCGGGGCTGATTTTGCATCAGCCGATGGATTTGAACTTCAACCCCTTTGAGGTCGTCGCGGTAGCAGTAGCAGTGCTGATTGCCAACTCCATTAGCTCCGATGGCAAGTCCAATTGGCTGGAAGGTGTGCTGCTGCTGGCAACCTACGCGATTCTTGGCATCGCCTTTTTCTATCATCCTGTGATCGAAGCGGCTGTGAGCTAA
- a CDS encoding ferritin-like domain-containing protein yields the protein MTVVYPRKLQSSLGSLSARDVMKQVIRDRDIHLITLNRYRYSEQRSCKDLTTLIEQLNGKPAELVKDLSRHVSDEARHAMWLTDLLVDLGSSVGTPPGMSYIEEFERLLDQESPSPESLDDFVISSLAAINVTEKRGCEYFSGHIHALKHAPQTEENVKIRETLERILPEEAAHVRWGNRWLAKMADKSPEYRAKVEHAKRKHAAIEEAAFESGMDITAGAELRRVGHLLDIANTLPAWQRPQYLMERLPQSLLSPDLQRTRIDAIQRVWNRDPQAFVERFVPLFLSGLTRDVNGKKPQPNKASAANAAAN from the coding sequence ATGACAGTTGTTTACCCCCGCAAACTGCAAAGCTCCCTGGGCAGCCTCAGCGCCCGTGATGTGATGAAACAAGTGATCCGAGATCGCGACATTCACCTGATTACGCTTAATCGCTATCGCTATAGCGAGCAGCGGAGTTGCAAAGACCTGACCACCCTGATCGAACAACTGAATGGGAAGCCTGCTGAACTGGTCAAAGACCTATCGCGGCATGTGTCGGACGAAGCTCGCCACGCCATGTGGCTGACGGATTTGCTGGTAGACTTGGGCAGCAGCGTAGGCACGCCTCCCGGCATGTCCTATATCGAAGAGTTTGAGCGATTGCTCGATCAGGAGTCGCCTAGTCCTGAGAGTCTGGACGACTTTGTGATTTCATCACTGGCAGCCATTAACGTGACTGAAAAGCGCGGCTGTGAATACTTTTCGGGTCATATCCACGCGCTCAAACACGCACCGCAGACCGAGGAGAACGTCAAGATCCGCGAAACCCTAGAGCGCATTTTGCCCGAAGAAGCTGCCCACGTCCGCTGGGGCAACCGCTGGCTGGCCAAAATGGCTGACAAAAGCCCGGAGTATCGCGCTAAGGTCGAACACGCCAAGCGCAAGCACGCCGCGATTGAGGAGGCTGCGTTTGAGTCGGGCATGGACATTACTGCCGGGGCTGAGCTGCGTCGTGTAGGGCATTTGCTGGATATCGCCAACACCCTGCCCGCGTGGCAGCGCCCGCAATATCTGATGGAGCGCCTGCCCCAGAGTCTGCTGTCGCCCGACCTCCAGCGCACCCGCATCGACGCGATCCAGCGCGTCTGGAACCGCGACCCGCAGGCATTTGTGGAGCGGTTTGTGCCGCTGTTCTTGAGCGGGCTGACGCGGGATGTCAATGGCAAGAAGCCGCAGCCTAACAAGGCTAGTGCTGCCAACGCTGCTGCCAATTAG
- a CDS encoding ATP-binding protein, which yields MKTELHIPSDLKFLQVVENWLLNSLELELGDLVDWSHQSNRLRLVLVEAYSNVVRHAHRDQPNLPVLIRLELIDRDIHLEIWDHGQGYDLSTYLPPAPDDMQDGGYGWLILNRLMDKVEYRLQVSGRNCLKLQATLPEKAGVEG from the coding sequence ATGAAGACCGAGTTACATATTCCCAGCGACCTGAAGTTTCTGCAAGTCGTCGAAAACTGGCTGCTCAATTCGCTGGAGCTAGAACTGGGCGATCTGGTGGACTGGAGCCATCAGTCTAATCGGCTGCGGCTGGTGCTGGTGGAGGCCTACTCCAACGTGGTGCGCCACGCCCACCGCGACCAGCCCAACCTGCCCGTACTAATCCGCCTGGAGCTAATCGACCGGGATATCCATCTGGAAATCTGGGATCACGGCCAAGGCTACGACCTTTCGACCTATCTGCCGCCCGCTCCAGACGACATGCAGGATGGCGGCTATGGCTGGCTAATCCTGAATCGCCTGATGGACAAGGTAGAATACCGCCTCCAGGTAAGTGGGCGCAATTGCCTAAAACTGCAAGCGACCCTGCCAGAAAAAGCTGGGGTGGAAGGGTAG